The Capra hircus breed San Clemente chromosome 22, ASM170441v1, whole genome shotgun sequence DNA segment GCCACCACTGGGGGTCCCTGAGCCACACAGACAGAGGCATGGATGGGAACAATGAGCGGACAGCAGGCTCCCTCGGTGCTTCCCGTGAAGTGGAGCAAACGACTAACCGTCTTTCACACTTCTGTACCACCTGAGAATATTCTTAATTACTtggaaaaagaagagacaaatctGAATGGCTTGAATTATAAATGCTGCAGACAGCTTCACGCCACTCTCCTGCGGGGCTCTGGCGGCTCCCTGGCTACTCACCCACGAAGTAGCTCATCATCTGCGGCGTGTGGTGGGGCGTGGGGGCGATGCGCAGCAGCTCCTCGCCCCGGGGCACTGTGGGGTAATTGATCGCTTGGACATAGATATTATGTCTAGTCATTAGTTCATCACAGACCTCCGTGTTTTTAGCAGCATCTGCCACCTAAGATTGATAATAACAGAAGATAAGGCTGGAACCAGACAGCAGAGACTAGTCACACGCGTGTCCAAGTGGCTTGGGCTCGACCTGCATATGCAAGCCTGGCAGAGAGGCTGCCCCGACACCTGCAGTTTAAAGGGTTGTTTACCACAGATCAGAGAACTGAAACCATAGTAGAAGTAACTTTCACACTGATCTCCCTCCCAGGATCCAAAGCGGGGAAGCGGGAGCTCCCATGAGCCTATTGTGATGGCAGTGGGTGTGTGCACCCTGGGGATGAAGGCAGCTTTGGTGATACCAGCTCTGTTACTCAGATGAATTCAACTGTGACGCCAACAGGGCTGCCCTTTGTAGCAGGCAGAGCAAGACCTATGTCACGAGGCAATGAATAAAAAGCAATACTTTAGAGCTAGCCAAGCTCCAGCTTTCAGAGCTTCCCAGACACAAGCTCTGTGTTTACCCTGTCAAGGCTAGTGTGCTGGAGAAGGAACCTCTGCTCCAGCCTGCTGGGCTCAAAGGCTTCATTCTCATTGTGAAGTCAGCCAAAGGCAGAAACATGGCAGACGGCCACTGGCTACAGCCCTTGGGCCCAACAGTCACCCTGCCCAGCCCAAGTTCAGGAAGGCGTGAACTAGAACATCTCCTGGTCAAGTGCAGAGACCCAGCCCCCAGCAAGTCCAGTCACAGACAGGTCATTACCCGGACAGGGATGATGTGACTGGGGCAGTGGACCACTGGCAGGCCGGCATCCATCAGCATCTGCCTCATGAGCTTCACGTTGCGCTGGTGTTGGCGGCGAAGTGCCTGGCCCTCAGCGCTCCTCAGGATCCGCACAGACTCCAGTGCTCCAGCCAGCAGCATGGGCGGCAGGGAGGTGGTGAAGATGAAGCCCGCTGCATAGGACCGGACGGTGTCGATCAGGGCACTTGTGCTGGCGATGTACCCTCCAACGCAGCCAATGGCTTTGCCTAGGAGGAGACGGGTTCATTTATTACAGCGACTGCCCTAAGTGTGCACAGTCAGGCGCTGCAGAGCCTCAGAACActtattcttctctctctcctttgtttGTCCTAAGACTGAAATCAAGGGACAGCAGCCCATTTCCAAAAGGGAAAAAGCTGAGAATGTTATGAAAGGTCTTGCCCAAAGTCAAATGGCCAAGCTAGTGTCTGATCAGGATCAAAGCGCAGGTCTCCAGACTAGGTCTGGCACCAGCGGCTGGTCCCAGCGTGCCTAACACCAAGTGCCACCTCCCCTCTGtcctccctgcccacccaggTCGCCTGCATCTTCCGCACTCTGCACTGGGCCTGCTCTGGACAGGGTCCAGCTGGGTGCTCACTGTGTTACCCTTGAGGCCAGAAGGTCGGCTAGCTAAAGACACGTAATTTGTTTTGGCAGGACTGGTATTAATTTCTACTTAAGTAATCACAAAACTCCAACAAGGAGTGTTTGCTGGATAGACATGAAAACTCAGACCCTGTTATGGTTGATTTAGGGCTGGCctcatttttccttcttcttgaGTTCCCTTATATAATTGGTATCTCAGGTTTCAAGATTAAGGACTCCAGAAGAGTCCTCCTCGATCTTAAAACATTATGTTCTGTAATTAACATTCTTGCTTCAACCCCACACACGACTGGACTGGTATAAGCTGTCACAATGGAAAATTTTTCTCTCCAGCCCTTTTCATCTCTCAGGGACCATACCTTCAAAGGGCCCATGTCATGAGAGCTCTTTACAAGAAAAGGGCAGCTGGAATCAGGACAGGACGCTAGAACGAGTTCTCCTCCGGGCAGGGCTCTGCCCCAAGAGCCCCAGGCTCTCCTGGTCTGCACGACATTCTCATGCCCCTTGACGGGGCTGAAGGATACTCTTTTTTGCTTGCCATTCCTTTACCAAGTACAGGCTGCAAAGTGGCATTTTAGCCAGCCACTCCAGCCGCTTTACTAACTTCTGAAATTCTCAAATTTGTATAGATGACATTTTTATCTCATAGACGAAGAGAAGGCCTATAGTAATTGTCTGTATactgttcactttcattcttCCAACTGAGGTGGGGGTCTGCTGTTACCTccatgaggaaactaaggcacagagaagttaaccACCAATCCAAGGTCACACCGATAGTGAGTTACACAGGCAAGACTTACACCCAGCAGGCAGCATGGCTATGGAGTCTGGAGTTGCTCCAAGAGACGCTGCCTCTCAACTAGGAGGAGCAGAGGATATACAAGGACACTGGGTGAACTGGACTGTCCCCACGTGCTAGGGACAGAGCTCAGCGCTTCACACCCAGCACCTGGACCTGTAGCTCCAGGAGAACAGCACagaaattctttcttttaatttctttttaatataaaggaATAATCTGATGTAGAGAGAGTAAAGGCCATTGTCGTGGTATATACCTAGACCCACAACTACGTTTGGAATGAGCTCAGAGGGCAACAAATGGTACTTCTGTCTTGTCAGGCTATGAGATTTACTTTGATTCTGCTGGCCAGGCCTCGATGACTCAAGGGATCCTGCTAAACTGTGCCActcactgagaaaataaaaacttgcTCAAAAAAGTGCCCCAGGCTTTAGATGCTATCAGACCATCCCCTCACCTGACCCATTAGACCAGCAGCTGttggttttgttgttcagttgctaaattttgtccgactcttttgcaaccccatagactagtccccaggctcctccgtccatgggatttccgaggcaagaatactggagtggggtgccatttcctcctctaggggatctttctgacctaggcatggaactctcatctcctgcactggcaggtgggttctttaccactgagtcagaaTTTAATTTTAGTATGGATTACAGACTGTGCAGGGCACACATACCAAGTGTTCCAGAAATGATGTCCATTTTTGGCATAACTCCATCCCGATCGCCAATCCCTCCGCCTTGCAGCCCGTAGAGCCCCACTGCGTGGACCTCATCCACGAAGGTGATTGCTCCAAACTCGTGGGCCACATCACAGAGCTCTTCCAGCGGGCACACCGCCCCTGAGGAGAGACCACAGACCGCGCTGAAGCACTCGCTGCGTCACGGATTTCTCTTTTGGTAAGTATTAGAACACAATAACTTACCTtctaagatatttttaatattggggAAAGCAATGAACTTCCCCCAGTGTCTGGACTGTTTTGAGATTTGGAACTTAGTAAAAACCAAAGTAGAATATCTACAATCATCCAAATCTATAGTGTCCCCCAACTACAAAATCCTGGcaggaagtgaaaagaaaagaaactacaaaAATAACGTCACGCTTTTAAGTTCAGGCCTTGTATTCATTAAAAGTTTTCAGGCTGGCCTCTAGATAGACTTACCGTCCATTGAGTGGACAGTTTCAAAGGCGACAATCTTGGGCACGGCAGGGTCGGACCTTTGCAGCAGTTCTCGGAGGTGGTTGACATCGTTGTGGCGGAAGATGTACTTTGGCACTCCGCTGTTCCgaatcccctggatcatggaggCATGGTTCCCAGCGTCAGAGTAAATCTCACAGCCTAACAAGACAAAAATGCGCTTTATTGCCATCTGTACCAAAGCTAAATTACTTTCTCAACAGTCAAGGACAACAGACTTTGCCCTGAAAATGCTACTTTGCCCCGTGGgaaaaagaccctgcatgccagtTTCTTTCTGGCAAAATAACTAACTAGTGCTTCTCCTCTGAGAAGgcccatatatataaaataacccaGTGGCACACAGTTAATCTGCTTTTAAATCTGGCTGCCTCACTCCAAACTCAATCAAAAGATAACTACACATGATTAAGAGACTTCTCCAAAAGATTTTCTTGGAATACGAAGCACACTGGAAGCAATTACTGTAAGGACAAGCGCTGCAAGTCTGATTCTTCATTGTTATCCTGCTCTACTGGAACTCAGAATGTAACACTTCATGAAGTGTTAACTCAGTTCAGGAGTTCCTAGCGTATCTCTTGAGTGGTCTGGGTAAGTCTTTTCTGTCATCTTCCTGTTACTACTAAGAAACCCAGACAGTTCTAAGGCACCCACAGCAGGCTTCCTACCTGGCATCATCTTAGCCAGAGTGAAGAGGGTCGAGTCATTGGCCACAAAACACGAGGAGAACAAGAGTGCGGCATCTTTCCCATGGAGGTCAGCCAGCTCCCGCTCCAGGTCCACGTGGAATTTACTAGTTCCAGAAATATTTCTAGTACCCCCTGctccagtaccatgctgtttcaaagtgtctcttaaaaaaaaaaaaaaaaaaaaaggcagacagAAAATACATCTCATGGTTCTGAATACTGTAAGAACAGTTCCTCCCTCTAGGATCCAGGAGACTGAAACTGATGTTGATGTAGCGCTTCTTTCCCTGTGAATATGGGGCCAGAAGTTTCAACCACTTCCTGTCTAGACTGAGTGGGAGAAAGCCTCAACACCGGGGTGATGATGCCTCTGGGGGGATCAAGAGCAAGTGTTCACTTACCAGTCTTAGTTTAGTTAATTTACAAAGGTTTCTTTTCTCTGACAAACATCTCTTTCTCCAATAACATGACCTCAGGCTCTAGAGGGACCTCTTGACTGTCAGTTATACCCTCTGCGAACCAGTCCCATAGTCTTAGGCTGTCTCTATTACTAAAGCTCAGACTGGGCTCTCTCTGGCAAGCCTGCTTGGGGAATTTGGCCAGCAACTCTCTCAGGTGTCCATACCACGGCAAACCTCCTGAAGGACATGAACTACGGGCTCTACCATCCCATGCTACTCGATTTGTATTTCTCCATCCACACCTACAAGGCAGGGCACGCATGTGCAAGACTGCTCGGTATAAGAGGGGTCCTTGCTTATGGAGAGGTTGGAAGTGAGCAGACATATAGTCAACGAGCCCATAAACTTGAACCCTCGCACAAAGAGGGGCTCTATCAACTACTTACACTTTAGAATTCTCTAAAATTAatgtgtacatatttttaaaggctaaaaatttagctttaaaaattttccccTATAAAAGATCCAATCCCTGTAAATTATCAATGTCTTGCTAAGTCATGCTTATGCCAGTGGTACCTGAAAGCTGAGAGCTACTTACATGACGGCTCCACACACCCGTGGGTGGCGACTCATTCCTAGGTAGTCATTGCTACACCAGACAGACACTTGCTTTTTGCTGATGAGAGAGTCCGAATAGTCGTCTGCCATGGGGAAGGATTGCGCCTTCCGGTTCACAGTTTTGAAAACTCGATAGCTAtggtcattttttttctcatcaattTTCTTCTCAAAGAAATGATCATACTGAAAAGTGCAAACAgctaaaaaccaaacaaaagatggTACAGTCTGATGGTTAAAAAGCACATCTAGGCTTTGGTGAAGACCTGGGTTCCCATCCCAGCTCAGTCACTTGGCAGTAGGGAGGTTCTGGACAAATGAAGTACTCATCTGGGCAAGTTTCTTAATGCCCTCATCTTAAGACTGTATATCTCAAAGGACACTGTATGTGCCAAGCATTTAACATAACCCccaccctgatagctcagttggtaaagaatcctcctgtaatgcaggagaccccagtttaattcatggctcaggaagatcccctggagaagggaaaggctacccactccagtataatggtctggagaattccatggactgtatactccatggggttgcaaagaggcggacacgactgagcaactttcacttttcactttccgtGAGCAGAACAGTAGGTGCTAAGAGAGAGGAGGCAGGCTCTCAACAGGACTGGCATTTACTATAGACAAGAGCATCAACCTGcatcatgttttttttaaattaatttggctgcactgggtcttattaatagttgcagcatgtagaatcttgtGTTAGTTGTGGtatgagggatctttagttgtggcgtgtggaatctagTTACCTTACCCGGGATGCAACTCgggtcccctgccttgggagtgctaagtctcaatcactggaccaccagggaagtccctgggacaTGGTTTTTAATCCTCAACTCACCATGCAATGATATGTTTGATCTGATGTATGTTTAAGTTATAAACGGCCTTCCACTGGGCAAATATCAAGGAGACTTACATTTTGGCAAGTTATCTCGAAGAAGGTGGGACACTCCTTCTGGTCGTTGCTTTCGCATGATATCCTGAAAGTTCTTCAACAGTCCATTCAGCTCCCCTCCTTCGGTCTTCACGTTAATCACACTGGGATTCACTGAGGTTTGGACAACCTCTGGAATACAAGTAACAAGAGGCACAGGGGATCAGTGTTCTATTCTGAGTCCACAATGCCTTCCAGACATATTGTCAAAAATGGCTTACTGCCTAGTTCATAAAAATAGCCCATCATAACCAAAGTGAGATGTAACTGAATATATGAAGCCTCTCTTCTTTAGTtactgtttggttttgttttcagagCTACCAACCAGCTTTAAGGAACATTATAAActctgaagcttttttttttcccccctggctGGTTAGCATGCCTTCCCCATTGCACCCCCCAACCCTAACTGAGACAATTTTCTTTCTAGAAAACAATTCCAGCCATTTGATCATTTCTGCTGGTGAGGTTTCTTGGGGACCTTGTGTGTTCCATGGATACAGCCACAAATGAATAAAGGCTACTACACAGCTACCACCACTAAGACAGCTTGGGAGTCCTAAGCACTAACTGCAGTAACactgttttttcccttttatccCCCCAGATGATGGGAAAGAAACACAGGGCAACCAGTTAACAGTTTATGCCTACGGGGTATTTTCAGAAATTAGTTACTGTAAAAGCTGGTCACACCCTACacaacacagagaaaagaaactcCCACATTTTACCACACAGTCCCCTATCTGGATGACCTGTCTCCTTGGCCCTAAAGAGGAAGATACGGTCAGAAATACTCCCCTAGTAATAGCGCAGACAAATCTGAGGGTCTGGAGAAGCTGAAGGACCTCTTCACTCTAGTGAGGGTCCCTGGCAGTTTACCTTCCCTCACGGCATGCATCTCCTGCACATCTTCCTGAAGCGCCAGGCTGGCTTTGCGGAAGACGCTGCTGCCGCCCTGGCTCATCTCGGCTGCCAGGAAAGGGCACTTGCTCCCAGTGCCCTGGCTCGAGGCGAGGGAAGGGTGTCCAGACGGAAGCTGTGTGCCATCTGCAGTCTGCTGGGATCCATCAGAAGCCTGCTGCGATCCGTCAGGAACCTGCTGCACTTCGGCTTTGGCGGTTTTATCCTCTGAGGGGGGAAATGGAAAAACTGAAGCATCGGATCTGGCTGCTCAGGACACGGAGGCCcacttgtttctttctcttgttgCCTCGAAGGCACACTTTATACTTCCTCTACCTCAGGATCTAGACACCAGTTTATTCTTACTGGGTTCTGCAAATTCAACTGCTTTCCCATCTGTCTCACTGGAAACAATGCTCCTGTGAAGAGTTAATTGGCACAGTCCACCTACTGCTCAAACCCACAGTATCTCTCACTTATCAATCCCCAAAGTAGTACTTTCTAGTTCTAGATGGCCCTGCATTCTTGAGTTGGATTATTTTCAGTAAATCTGCCCCAAGTACACGCAGCATATTTCATGAGAGGACACACTCTTGAAGGTATTTGGAAATGGTCATACaactttttctctgctaatattTTCTAGACCAAAAACATTCACTGGTTTAGATTCTTGACCAAAAAAAAGCATGCTGTTGCTTAACATATAAACTATCAGTTTTCTCAAAATGGCTCAAAGAAGTTCATGACTTAACATAGTTGGCTGGGAATTAATTTCCTAGACTTTCCTCTCCCCTTGAGCAAAGGTGGTCATCTTCCTTCTGGAAGTCTTTCATCATCCTGGGACACTCCTGTGAGTCACAGGCCACGCTCTCCTATAACTTGGGTAAGATGTCTCCATACAGTAATAcagtttttattaaaatcttctaaaaggaaagttaaaaaaaaccccagaaatgggactttcctggcagtccaatggttgctgctgctgctgctgctaagttgcttcagtcgtgtccgactctgtgcgaccccagagatggcagcccaccaggctcccctgtccctgttaggactctgcatttccattatacgagggcacaggttcaatccctgatcagggaactatgaTCTCATATGCCATgtgtcatggccaaaaaaattgctttcatttttcattcactATAAAAGTCATTAAATAGATATTCAGTGTGGGAAGTCTGGAAAAATAGAGTTCTATCATTCAAAacataaccattaaaaaaaataatagtaagcatttcaggacttccctggtggtctagtggctgcgACTCCAGAATTCCACTGCTGGGGCTCAGGTTCGGTTCCTGGCTGGGGACGTTGCACATGCTGTGCGGTGTGCCAAAACAAAGAGACCAGAAAGCCAACAGCCCCCCGCCATAACCCCTGCAGACAGCTCGGCATATTAACTGTCTTTTCCCCTTTTGGGCGCGTTTAGAAAAAGTTTTACTTATTCTGTATGTTGTTGAAGTGAAAGtcacctagtcatgtctgactctttgtgaccccatgaactacgcagtccatggaattctggccagaatactgaagtgggtagctgttcccttctccaggggatcttcccaacccaggggtcgaactcaggtctcccccactgcgggcagattcttgagcagctgagccacctgTATGCTTGTTTTaatatgcccttttcattatCAAGATCTATATAAGCTAGTAAATATTATGAGTATCATTTGGGATGGTTACATAATGGTCTATCAAGTGGATAAGTCACATTTTACTCAACCAGGAATATAAGAGGAATCTATTGCTAGGACAGACTGGTAAAACAGGGTTTTGATTGTTCAGTTAAAAAAAGCCATAACTAATTCCTAAACAATGGTACGGAGGAAAAAAGAATCCTACAAAGGATTAAATCCTTtctactaaaagaaaaaacattcctTTCTTACAAGTTCACACCCAAAGAACATACCTAACAAACCTCTAGGGTACAT contains these protein-coding regions:
- the ALAS1 gene encoding 5-aminolevulinate synthase, nonspecific, mitochondrial, producing METVVRRCPFLSRVPQAFLQKAGKSLLFYAQNCPKMMEIGAKPAPRALSTSAVLCQQVTETPPANEKDKTAKAEVQQVPDGSQQASDGSQQTADGTQLPSGHPSLASSQGTGSKCPFLAAEMSQGGSSVFRKASLALQEDVQEMHAVREEVVQTSVNPSVINVKTEGGELNGLLKNFQDIMRKQRPEGVSHLLRDNLPKSVCTFQYDHFFEKKIDEKKNDHSYRVFKTVNRKAQSFPMADDYSDSLISKKQVSVWCSNDYLGMSRHPRVCGAVIDTLKQHGTGAGGTRNISGTSKFHVDLERELADLHGKDAALLFSSCFVANDSTLFTLAKMMPGCEIYSDAGNHASMIQGIRNSGVPKYIFRHNDVNHLRELLQRSDPAVPKIVAFETVHSMDGAVCPLEELCDVAHEFGAITFVDEVHAVGLYGLQGGGIGDRDGVMPKMDIISGTLGKAIGCVGGYIASTSALIDTVRSYAAGFIFTTSLPPMLLAGALESVRILRSAEGQALRRQHQRNVKLMRQMLMDAGLPVVHCPSHIIPVRVADAAKNTEVCDELMTRHNIYVQAINYPTVPRGEELLRIAPTPHHTPQMMSYFVDHLLATWKRVGLELKPHSSAECNFCRRPLHFEMMSEREKSYFSGMSKLVSAQA